Sequence from the Ochrobactrum vermis genome:
GCTATTGCGCTCGGGCATCCGCTTGGCATGTCCGGGGCGCGCATTGCAGGCACGGCGGCGCTCGAGCTCTCGCTCAACGGCGGCAAATATGCTCTCGCAACAATGTGCATCGGCGTTGGGCAGGGCATTGCCATTGCGCTGGAACGCGTTTGAACGTGAATAAATGACAAATCCGGACGCTTTTCGCCCGGATTTGTTCCCTCCGACAGAGCAGTTACGACTTTTGTATTCTTGGGCGACTACAATATTGCCCGCGACTACCGATCAAGTTAGCATGACCTCATTACAGCAACGGCGGGAACAACCCGTCGAACCAAAATGGGGAACATGTCGATGAAAATTGCTCGCCTTGCCCTGATGGGTGGCCTCCTGGCAACTGCACTTTATACCGGCTCCGCCGCTGCCCGCGACCTGACGGTCGTTTCTTGGGGCGGTAACTACCAGGACGCTCAGCGTGAAATCTACTTCAAGCCCTTTTCTGAGAAGACCGGAAAGCCCTTGCTGGATGAATCTTGGGACGGTGGCTATGGCGTCGTTCAGGCGAAAGTAAAGGCAGGAGCGCCCAATTGGGATGTCGTGCAGGTAGAGGCCGAAGAGCTTGCCCTCGGCTGTGCGGATGGCCTTTATGAAAAGATTGATTGGGACAAGGTTGGAGGCAAGGACAAGTTCCTCGACAGCGCAGTCAATGATTGCGGTGTCGGTGCGATCGTGTGGTCGACAGCAATCGCCTATAACGCGGATAAGCTGAAAGAAGGCCCGCAATCCTGGGCCGACTTCTGGGATGTGAAAAAATTTCCGGGTAAGCGTTCTTTGCGTAAAGGCGCCAAGTACACGCTTGAATTCGCGCTCCTCGCTGATGGAGTCAGCAAGGATGAAGTCTATGATGTACTTTCAACCCCGGAAGGCGTGGATCGCGCGTTCAAAAAACTTGATGAGTTGAAGCCGAACATCGTCTGGTGGGAAGCGGGAGCGCAGCCGCTGCAATTACTGGCCTCGGATGAAGTGGTGATGGCATCGGCCTACAATGGACGTATCACAGGCATAAACAGGAGCGAAGGCAAGAACTTCAAGGTGGTCTGGCCAGGTAGCATTTATGCTGTCGACAGCTGGGTGATCCTGAAGGACTCAGAGAATAAGGACGCGGGGCTGGATTTCATTGCATTTGCCAGCGAGCCCGATAATCAAGTGAAACTGCCCAAATATGTCGCATATGGCCTGCCG
This genomic interval carries:
- a CDS encoding ABC transporter substrate-binding protein, with the protein product MKIARLALMGGLLATALYTGSAAARDLTVVSWGGNYQDAQREIYFKPFSEKTGKPLLDESWDGGYGVVQAKVKAGAPNWDVVQVEAEELALGCADGLYEKIDWDKVGGKDKFLDSAVNDCGVGAIVWSTAIAYNADKLKEGPQSWADFWDVKKFPGKRSLRKGAKYTLEFALLADGVSKDEVYDVLSTPEGVDRAFKKLDELKPNIVWWEAGAQPLQLLASDEVVMASAYNGRITGINRSEGKNFKVVWPGSIYAVDSWVILKDSENKDAGLDFIAFASEPDNQVKLPKYVAYGLPNKEAASQVPAEFASDLPTAEANLKDALPLNVDFWIDNSEELTKRFNAWLAQ